The Anas platyrhynchos isolate ZD024472 breed Pekin duck chromosome 3, IASCAAS_PekinDuck_T2T, whole genome shotgun sequence genome includes a window with the following:
- the MTRF1L gene encoding peptide chain release factor 1-like, mitochondrial isoform X2 has protein sequence MEVTAGVGGQEAMLFTSEIFDMYQRYAAYKKWKFEILEYFPSEIGGLRHAVASIAGIEAYKYMKFEGGVHRVQRVPKTEKQGRIHTSTMTVAILPQPSEMNLKINPKDLRIETKRASGAGGQHVNTTDSAVRIVHIPTGVASECQQERSQIRNKEKAMQMLCAKLYNIKLEEETKKRNSVRKIQIGTKGRSEKIRTYNFPQDRITDHRISRSVHHVESFMLGEEMLDEMIQTLREYADYESLMEIISENEK, from the exons ATGGAAGTAACCGCTGGAGTTGGAGGACAGGAAGCCATGCTGTTCACGTCAGAGATATTCGATATGTATCAACGATACGCTGCCTATAAAAagtggaaatttgaaatattagAATACTTTCCCAGTGAAATAG gtGGCCTAAGACATGCAGTTGCCAGTATAGCAGGTATTGAGGCTTACAAGTACATGAAATTTGAAGGAGGAGTGCATCGCGTACAGCGCGTgccaaagacagaaaaacaagggCGCATTCACACCAGCACAATGACTGTTGCAATATTACCCCAACCCAGTGAG ATGAATCTGAAAATTAATCCGAAAGATCTGCGAATAGAAACAAAGAGAGCTAGTGGAGCTGGAGGGCAGCATGTCAATACCACAGATAGTGCTGTACGGATAGTTCATATTCCAACAG GGGTTGCATCTGAATGTCAGCAAGAAAGATCTCAAattagaaacaaagaaaaggctATGCAAATGCTTTGTGCTAAACTATACAACATTAAACTGGAAGAAGAAACCAAAAAGAGAAATAGTGTTCGAAAGATTCAA ATTGGGACTAAAGGAAGATCAGAGAAGATCAGAACATACAACTTTCCACAGGACCGGATTACTGACCACAGGATAAGCAGATCAGTGCATCATGTCGAGAGTTTCATGTTAGGGGAAGAAATGCTAGATGAAATGATACAAACTTTGAGGGAATACGCTGATTATGAATCTTTGatggaaattatttcagaaaatgaaaaatga